A region of Verrucomicrobiota bacterium DNA encodes the following proteins:
- a CDS encoding PKD domain-containing protein codes for MLIYLWGLFISAPLPAATLLVWPDSPNPTPPYADWTTAAQTIQTAVDAAQAGDTVLVTNGVYATGGRAVSGLTTNRVVIDKAVKLRSVNGPDVTVIQGYRMPGSTNGNGAIRCVYLTNGTVLSGFTLTNGATLVSDNGGGAWCASTNAVLTNCILTGNAADNKGGGAFSGTLHRCTLAGNTAAYGGGAYQGKLTACVLASNSAISGGGAYSAILTNCTLSLNTASQYGGGAYSSTQYNCTITGNSAPSGGGNYIGLLYNSALTGNTASQYGGGTYQGKLTNCTLTGNSASLSGGGAYNATLNNSILYYNTSKSGTNYLNGTLNYCCTTPLPGSGTSNIVSEPQLASPSRLSAGSPCRGAGGATYITGTDIDGEAWLNPPAIGCDEFQDAGTTGVLSATMSSPATNVSLGASMTLTASINGPATVSVWDFGDGTSLSNRPYASHTWNAQGYYLVALRAYNGDHPDGVIATARVQVTGPLHYVAPASTNPLPPYSSWEIAAQNIQDAV; via the coding sequence ATGCTAATCTACCTTTGGGGGTTGTTCATATCAGCGCCCTTGCCGGCAGCAACCTTGCTTGTGTGGCCCGACAGTCCCAATCCCACTCCACCCTACGCCGATTGGACGACTGCGGCACAAACCATCCAAACTGCGGTGGATGCAGCGCAGGCAGGTGATACGGTTCTGGTCACCAACGGCGTCTATGCAACTGGAGGTCGAGCGGTCTCGGGGCTGACGACCAACCGGGTGGTGATTGACAAAGCGGTCAAGTTGCGGAGTGTCAATGGACCGGATGTAACGGTGATCCAAGGGTACCGAATGCCAGGATCAACCAATGGAAATGGTGCGATCCGATGTGTGTACCTGACCAACGGAACGGTACTGAGCGGATTCACACTTACCAATGGGGCAACGCTTGTTTCGGATAATGGCGGTGGCGCCTGGTGTGCGTCCACGAACGCGGTGCTCACAAATTGCATCCTGACAGGCAACGCGGCTGACAACAAAGGGGGCGGAGCTTTCTCCGGGACACTGCATCGTTGCACACTCGCCGGCAACACGGCCGCGTATGGCGGAGGTGCGTATCAAGGCAAACTGACAGCCTGCGTGCTAGCGAGCAACTCGGCCATCAGTGGGGGAGGAGCCTACTCAGCCATCCTCACCAATTGCACATTATCACTGAACACGGCCTCTCAATATGGCGGCGGGGCCTACTCCAGCACACAGTACAATTGCACAATTACAGGTAATTCCGCTCCATCCGGCGGCGGCAATTATATTGGCTTGCTATACAATAGCGCGCTCACGGGAAACACGGCTTCCCAATATGGTGGCGGGACGTATCAAGGCAAACTGACCAACTGCACACTCACAGGTAATTCAGCCTCCCTGTCTGGCGGTGGCGCTTACAATGCTACGCTGAATAACAGCATCCTCTATTACAACACGTCTAAAAGCGGGACCAACTACTTAAATGGCACATTGAACTACTGCTGCACCACACCGCTCCCTGGCAGTGGCACGAGCAATATTGTTTCGGAACCGCAACTGGCCAGCCCTTCCCGTCTCAGTGCCGGTTCTCCCTGCCGGGGAGCTGGTGGCGCGACCTATATCACGGGAACGGATATTGACGGAGAAGCATGGCTCAATCCGCCTGCCATAGGGTGCGACGAATTCCAGGATGCAGGCACCACAGGAGTTTTGTCCGCCACCATGAGCAGTCCTGCGACCAACGTATCCTTGGGAGCAAGCATGACCTTGACTGCGTCTATCAACGGACCGGCAACTGTCAGTGTGTGGGACTTTGGAGACGGGACAAGTTTGAGCAACCGTCCGTATGCAAGCCACACTTGGAATGCGCAAGGATATTACTTGGTGGCGTTGCGAGCCTATAATGGGGACCATCCTGATGGCGTGATTGCGACCGCGCGAGTTCAGGTCACCGGGCCACTTCATTATGTCGCGCCTGCCAGCACCAACCCATTACCACCCTACAGCTCCTGGGAAATTGCGGCGCAGAACATCCAAGATGCGGTATAA
- a CDS encoding NHL repeat-containing protein: MPHALNVIYFGSTVFPNPWKNKFAAYALVFLFWAGTTKVSADVLYVANDMDSTILKVAANGTSTVFANTGLNQPWSMAFDSGRSLYVANAYDNTITKFAPDGSHTLFADFGSTLLFAVATDRSDNLYVSLGNEIYKYNSAGINLGLFANGFPLCQGMACDSAGNLYAANLMQNRIEKYTSDGTHTIFGTGVTSPYTLAFDANSNLYVTAGDNSIYKYDSTGAYLGVFATLTGVGNSPYGLAIDSAGNVYAAVANNHSVWKFGANGADLGAFISHAGFPTAVAFEPSAVPEPSTYALLLCGGLLILLRFPFLPQHNK; the protein is encoded by the coding sequence ATGCCGCATGCACTAAATGTTATTTACTTTGGGAGTACTGTTTTTCCCAATCCTTGGAAGAATAAATTTGCGGCTTATGCGCTTGTTTTCCTGTTTTGGGCTGGAACCACCAAAGTTTCGGCGGACGTTCTGTATGTCGCCAACGATATGGATAGCACCATATTAAAAGTCGCCGCCAATGGCACCTCCACCGTTTTTGCCAATACAGGGTTGAATCAGCCGTGGTCTATGGCTTTTGACAGTGGCAGAAGCCTCTACGTGGCAAATGCGTATGATAACACGATAACCAAATTCGCCCCGGATGGTTCCCATACGCTTTTCGCTGACTTCGGCTCGACCCTTCTTTTTGCTGTAGCTACCGACCGCAGTGATAACCTTTATGTGTCGCTCGGCAACGAGATCTATAAATATAATTCTGCTGGCATCAATCTCGGGCTGTTTGCCAACGGCTTTCCTCTTTGCCAAGGTATGGCTTGCGATAGTGCCGGCAATCTCTATGCAGCCAATTTGATGCAGAACAGGATTGAAAAGTACACCTCCGATGGGACGCATACGATCTTTGGGACTGGGGTTACTTCCCCATACACTCTGGCTTTTGATGCCAACAGCAATCTCTATGTAACCGCCGGTGATAATAGTATCTACAAGTATGATTCGACAGGAGCATATCTTGGGGTGTTTGCCACTCTGACTGGAGTTGGTAATTCACCTTATGGCTTGGCGATTGACAGTGCCGGAAATGTTTATGCGGCTGTTGCCAATAACCATAGTGTCTGGAAATTTGGAGCCAACGGGGCCGATCTGGGGGCATTCATTTCGCACGCGGGGTTTCCTACGGCTGTTGCCTTCGAACCTTCTGCTGTCCCAGAGCCTTCCACATACGCTTTACTACTTTGCGGCGGACTGCTGATTTTGCTGCGGTTTCCATTTTTGCCACAGCACAACAAGTGA